GGGCTCTGTCCCCTTCACGTATTTAGCAAACTCATATTCAAATTTCTCAGTCTTTGGTCCAGTAGTCAGCCAGCCCGACCTTAAAGTGTCAACGACTTCGTTTATTTCTTCTTCACCTATATCCGGAATACAAAAAGGAATACTCTTCATAACTTTTCCACAGGATACTGCGTATAACTTTAATACACTTAACGGTATTTGTCAACCTTCTTTTCAAACTCTGTTATCCATCTATTTACAATTGTAGACCAGGAGTAATCTCTCTCTACTAATTCCCTGCCATTTTGACCAAGTTCGTAAGCTAATTCTTGGCTATCTCAATGTTAACTGTCAATAATTTTTCTTAATTATCGTAAGCTAGTGGGTACGCAAAAATTGTATTTGCTCAAGTAATTGACATAACTTTAATGAGTATGGAGCAAGTTTTCTTGTTAGAGGTGGTAGAAGAGTGATCAAATTGAAATCAAAAGAACAATGAGGAAAAAGTTTTATTATCTCTTTCTTTGCCCCACCAATTCT
The sequence above is a segment of the Candidatus Thermoplasmatota archaeon genome. Coding sequences within it:
- a CDS encoding DegT/DnrJ/EryC1/StrS family aminotransferase; amino-acid sequence: MKSIPFCIPDIGEEEINEVVDTLRSGWLTTGPKTEKFEYEFAKYVKGTEP